From Alienimonas californiensis, a single genomic window includes:
- a CDS encoding diacylglycerol kinase: MRKLHGVRRRATWRQRLIDAERGLVLGFRRDGVLAGHVFVLTLAVAAGVVFELNTSRWCIIFLALGGAMAAELFGQVIAALAAAVVRDGEEESERNAQLAGAVRLCSAAIAVAACGACAALVAVFTPAVVKALGG, translated from the coding sequence GTGCGCAAGCTGCACGGCGTGCGGCGCCGGGCGACGTGGCGTCAACGACTGATCGACGCCGAACGTGGACTGGTGCTCGGCTTCCGCCGGGACGGCGTGCTCGCCGGGCACGTGTTCGTGCTCACGCTCGCCGTCGCCGCGGGGGTGGTGTTCGAATTGAACACCTCCCGGTGGTGCATCATCTTCCTCGCCCTCGGCGGCGCGATGGCCGCGGAACTGTTCGGGCAGGTGATCGCAGCCCTCGCCGCGGCGGTGGTGCGGGACGGCGAAGAGGAATCCGAACGTAACGCCCAACTCGCCGGAGCGGTGCGATTGTGTTCCGCCGCGATTGCCGTCGCCGCCTGCGGCGCCTGCGCGGCGCTGGTCGCGGTGTTCACCCCCGCGGTGGTCAAGGCGCTGGGCGGTTGA
- a CDS encoding SpoVR family protein: protein MPFSTHRPLPAEIKALQDSIEAKAAEYGLDFFDTVFEMVDYDEMSMLAAYGGFPVRYPHWRFGAEYDEMMKSYSYGLSKIYEMVINTDPCYAYLLTANELADQKLVIAHVYGHCDFFKQNAWFSKTNRRMLDQMANHAARINRYVDRFGYEEVEKFIDRCLSVEDLIDPHLPFATPREEVARQAEQARKRRETAPPGDRFEAKDYMDEFVNPPDALRERDRERKERDDASRDARHFPERPERDVLLFLLDHAPLKDWQHDVLSIVRDEAYYYFPQGQTKIMNEGWASYWHTTIMTQFALDPSEVVTYADHHSGTMATSPQRLNPYKLGIELFRDIEERWNKGQFGPEWDACEDRVAKENWDRKLGLGREKIFEVRRVHNDVTFIEEFLTPEFCAKHKMFSFAYNDASDYYEIASREFQKIKQQLLTSLTNHGRPVIRVLDGNYRNRGELLLGHDWGGVELRQDWARATLTNLSELWGRPVNLETIVDEQPAIMFCDGGEFDVTPKGPRIRRRETARRGG, encoded by the coding sequence ATGCCGTTCTCCACCCACCGCCCGCTGCCGGCAGAGATTAAAGCGCTGCAGGACTCCATCGAGGCGAAGGCCGCGGAGTACGGGCTCGATTTTTTCGACACCGTCTTCGAGATGGTCGATTACGACGAGATGAGCATGCTCGCCGCCTACGGCGGGTTCCCGGTCCGCTATCCCCACTGGCGGTTCGGGGCGGAGTACGACGAGATGATGAAGTCGTATTCCTACGGGCTCTCGAAGATCTACGAGATGGTCATTAACACCGACCCCTGCTACGCTTATCTGCTCACGGCCAACGAACTGGCGGATCAGAAGCTGGTCATCGCCCACGTTTACGGGCACTGCGATTTCTTCAAGCAGAACGCCTGGTTCTCCAAGACGAACCGGCGGATGCTGGACCAGATGGCGAATCACGCCGCCCGCATTAACCGCTATGTCGACCGGTTCGGCTATGAGGAAGTCGAAAAGTTCATCGACCGCTGCCTGAGCGTCGAAGACCTGATCGATCCGCACCTGCCCTTCGCGACCCCCCGGGAGGAGGTCGCCCGGCAGGCGGAGCAGGCCCGCAAGCGCCGCGAGACCGCCCCGCCGGGGGATCGGTTCGAGGCGAAGGATTATATGGACGAGTTCGTCAATCCCCCCGACGCCCTGCGGGAACGCGACCGGGAGCGGAAGGAACGCGACGACGCCTCCCGCGACGCCCGCCATTTCCCCGAACGGCCGGAGCGGGACGTCCTGCTGTTCCTGCTCGACCACGCCCCGCTCAAGGACTGGCAGCACGACGTGTTGTCGATCGTTCGCGACGAGGCCTACTATTATTTCCCGCAGGGCCAGACGAAGATCATGAACGAGGGGTGGGCCAGCTACTGGCACACCACGATCATGACGCAGTTCGCCCTCGATCCGTCCGAGGTCGTCACCTATGCCGACCACCACAGCGGCACGATGGCCACCAGCCCGCAGCGGCTGAACCCCTACAAACTGGGGATCGAACTGTTCCGGGACATCGAGGAGCGCTGGAACAAGGGCCAGTTCGGCCCGGAGTGGGACGCCTGCGAGGACCGCGTCGCCAAAGAAAACTGGGACCGCAAGCTCGGTTTGGGCCGGGAGAAAATCTTCGAGGTCCGCCGGGTGCATAACGACGTGACCTTTATCGAAGAGTTCCTGACGCCGGAGTTCTGCGCGAAGCATAAGATGTTCAGCTTCGCCTACAACGACGCCTCCGATTACTACGAAATCGCCTCCCGCGAGTTTCAGAAGATTAAACAACAGCTTCTAACGAGCCTGACGAACCACGGGCGGCCCGTGATCCGCGTGCTGGACGGCAACTATCGCAACCGCGGCGAACTGTTGCTGGGCCACGACTGGGGCGGCGTCGAGCTGCGGCAGGACTGGGCCCGGGCCACGCTGACGAACCTGTCGGAATTGTGGGGCCGCCCGGTCAATCTGGAGACGATCGTGGACGAGCAGCCCGCGATCATGTTCTGCGACGGCGGGGAGTTCGACGTGACCCCCAAGGGCCCCCGCATCCGCCGCCGCGAAACCGCCCGCCGCGGCGGCTGA
- a CDS encoding DUF444 family protein — translation MSRAIDRDSQRFKKIVRGKIRDDLKKYVTQGEMLGRKGRETVSIPVPNIQIPHFRHGKKGSGGVGQGEGDEGQPIGKGGRPGEGDGPGTAGNEPGRHIREVELSMEELADMLGEALALPNIQPKGKDEISSTKDRYNSVRRTGPDSLRHVKRTYKRALKRSIAAGEFDPRNPVVIPVRDDEEYRSWTTRPEPQANAAVIYMMDVSGSMTDEQKGIVRTEAFWIDTWLKKQYGGLQRRYVVHDAVAHEVDEDTFYRTRESGGTRISSAYAACEKIIARDFPPDQWNIYAFQFSDGDNWGEDNADCLAKLTGGLLPHCNLFCYGQVESPYGSGDFIRELRRVESDHEQLILSEIENRDAIFDSIKDFLGTGR, via the coding sequence TTGTCCCGCGCCATCGACCGCGATTCGCAACGCTTCAAAAAGATCGTCCGGGGCAAAATCCGCGACGACCTGAAGAAGTACGTGACCCAGGGGGAAATGCTGGGACGCAAGGGGCGGGAGACGGTTTCCATCCCGGTGCCGAATATTCAGATCCCCCACTTTCGCCACGGTAAAAAGGGCAGCGGGGGCGTCGGGCAGGGGGAGGGCGACGAGGGCCAGCCGATCGGCAAGGGCGGCCGCCCCGGCGAGGGCGACGGCCCCGGCACCGCCGGCAATGAACCCGGGCGGCACATTCGGGAGGTGGAACTCTCAATGGAGGAACTCGCCGACATGCTCGGCGAGGCCCTCGCGCTGCCGAACATCCAGCCGAAGGGCAAAGACGAGATTAGTTCCACGAAGGATCGCTATAACAGCGTCCGCCGCACCGGGCCGGACAGCCTCCGGCACGTCAAGCGGACTTATAAGCGGGCCCTTAAACGCAGCATCGCCGCGGGGGAGTTCGATCCCCGCAATCCCGTCGTCATACCCGTGCGGGACGACGAGGAATACCGCAGTTGGACCACCCGTCCGGAGCCGCAGGCGAACGCCGCCGTCATCTATATGATGGACGTCTCCGGCAGCATGACGGACGAACAGAAGGGCATCGTCCGTACCGAGGCGTTCTGGATCGACACCTGGTTGAAAAAGCAGTACGGCGGGCTCCAGCGCCGCTACGTCGTGCACGACGCCGTCGCCCACGAGGTGGACGAGGACACCTTCTATCGCACTCGCGAAAGCGGCGGCACGCGGATCAGCAGCGCCTACGCCGCCTGCGAAAAGATCATCGCCCGCGACTTTCCGCCGGACCAGTGGAACATCTACGCGTTTCAATTCTCCGACGGCGACAACTGGGGCGAGGACAACGCCGACTGCCTCGCCAAACTGACAGGCGGCCTCCTCCCGCACTGCAACCTGTTCTGCTACGGCCAGGTTGAAAGCCCCTACGGCAGCGGCGATTTTATTCGCGAATTGCGGCGAGTCGAATCCGACCATGAGCAACTGATTCTCAGCGAGATCGAAAATCGCGACGCGATCTTCGACTCCATCAAAGACTTCCTGGGGACGGGACGATGA
- a CDS encoding PrkA family serine protein kinase — MLAKLGADQSLDAYRHVHWQGSFSDYLDLVREQPAVARTAYQRLYDMVVSYGTYPVGDEKEGLIRYRFFDDPETGGRNAIFGLTRTLTDFVNTLKSAALGYGTERRVILLHGPVGSSKSTIAALLKKGLERYSRTDAGALYTFGWKETDPETGEERILWDPMHSEPLQLIPQEHREAICAMLNADQPESAHHIAITGEACPLSRFLFRERLAEADGDWTKVLESVVVKRLLLSEADRVGIGTFQPKDEKNQDSTELTGDINFRKIAEYGSESDPRAFNFDGEFNVANRGMIEFIEVLKLDVAFLYDLLGASQEHKIKPKKFAQTDIDTVIIGHTNEPEFKKLQSNEFMEALRDRTIKIDVPYVTRLKEEVKIYEKDYNGRRVKGKHIAPHTLEVAAMWALLTRLEQPNNAGLTLLQKLKLYNGKTLPGFTSDNVVQLRRESKHEGLHGISPRYVQDKISNALVNNSESTSLNPFMVLRELEEGLKHHSLIPDDEAREHYRHLISVVKEEYTDVVKNEVQRAIAADEEALTRLCGNYIDNVKAYTQREKVKNKFTGEEEQPDERLMRSIEERIDIPEARKDDFRREIMNYIGALALDGKRFDYRTNERLQKALEMKLFEDQKDSIKLSSIVSNTVDEATQEKIDVVKTRLIRDFGYDDESATDVLQYVASIFARGDAKGDDR, encoded by the coding sequence ATGCTCGCCAAACTCGGCGCCGACCAATCCCTGGACGCCTACCGCCACGTCCACTGGCAGGGGTCGTTCTCCGATTACCTCGATCTGGTCCGCGAACAACCCGCCGTCGCCCGCACCGCCTACCAGCGGCTGTACGACATGGTGGTGAGTTACGGCACCTATCCGGTCGGCGACGAGAAAGAGGGGCTGATCCGCTATCGGTTCTTCGACGACCCGGAAACCGGCGGCCGCAACGCGATTTTCGGTCTGACCCGGACGCTGACGGACTTCGTCAACACGCTGAAGTCGGCCGCCCTCGGCTACGGCACCGAACGCCGCGTCATCCTGCTGCACGGCCCGGTCGGCAGCAGCAAATCGACCATCGCCGCCCTGCTGAAGAAGGGTCTCGAACGCTACAGCCGCACCGACGCCGGCGCCCTGTACACCTTTGGCTGGAAGGAGACGGACCCGGAGACCGGCGAGGAGCGGATCCTCTGGGATCCGATGCACTCCGAGCCGCTCCAACTGATCCCGCAGGAGCATCGCGAGGCGATCTGCGCAATGCTCAACGCCGATCAGCCGGAGTCGGCCCACCACATCGCCATCACCGGCGAGGCCTGCCCGCTGAGCCGCTTCCTGTTCCGCGAACGCCTCGCCGAGGCCGACGGCGACTGGACCAAGGTGCTGGAGAGCGTCGTCGTCAAACGCCTGTTGCTCTCCGAAGCCGACCGCGTGGGCATCGGCACGTTCCAGCCCAAGGACGAGAAGAACCAGGACAGCACGGAACTCACCGGGGACATTAACTTCCGCAAGATCGCCGAGTACGGCAGCGAATCGGACCCGCGGGCGTTCAACTTCGACGGGGAGTTCAACGTCGCCAACCGCGGCATGATCGAATTTATCGAGGTGCTCAAGCTCGACGTGGCCTTCCTCTACGACCTGCTGGGGGCCTCGCAGGAGCACAAGATCAAGCCGAAGAAGTTCGCCCAGACGGACATCGACACCGTCATCATCGGCCACACGAACGAGCCGGAGTTTAAAAAGCTCCAGAGCAACGAGTTCATGGAGGCCCTGCGGGACCGGACCATCAAGATCGACGTGCCCTACGTCACCCGCCTGAAGGAGGAGGTAAAGATCTATGAGAAGGACTACAACGGCCGCCGCGTGAAGGGTAAGCACATCGCCCCGCACACGCTGGAGGTCGCCGCGATGTGGGCGCTGCTCACCCGGTTGGAGCAGCCCAACAACGCCGGCCTGACCCTGCTCCAAAAACTCAAGCTGTACAACGGCAAAACGCTGCCGGGATTCACCTCGGACAACGTCGTGCAGCTTCGCCGGGAGAGCAAGCACGAGGGCCTGCACGGCATTTCGCCCCGCTACGTGCAGGACAAGATCAGCAACGCGCTGGTCAATAACTCCGAGAGCACCAGCCTCAACCCCTTCATGGTTCTCCGTGAATTGGAAGAGGGCTTGAAGCACCACAGCCTGATCCCCGACGACGAGGCCCGGGAGCACTACCGGCACCTCATCAGCGTGGTGAAGGAGGAGTACACCGACGTGGTCAAGAACGAGGTCCAGCGGGCGATCGCCGCCGACGAGGAGGCCCTCACCCGGCTCTGCGGCAATTACATCGACAACGTCAAGGCCTACACCCAGCGGGAAAAGGTCAAGAATAAGTTCACCGGCGAGGAGGAACAGCCGGACGAACGCCTGATGCGGTCGATTGAGGAACGCATCGACATTCCGGAAGCCCGGAAGGACGACTTCCGCCGGGAGATCATGAACTACATCGGCGCCCTCGCCCTGGACGGCAAGCGGTTCGACTACCGCACCAACGAACGCCTGCAAAAGGCCCTCGAGATGAAGCTGTTCGAGGACCAGAAGGACAGCATCAAACTCTCCTCGATCGTCTCCAACACGGTCGACGAGGCGACGCAGGAGAAGATCGACGTGGTCAAGACCCGGTTGATCCGGGACTTCGGCTACGACGACGAAAGCGCCACCGACGTACTCCAATACGTCGCCAGCATCTTCGCCCGCGGCGACGCCAAGGGAGACGACCGCTAA
- the aroB gene encoding 3-dehydroquinate synthase: protein MRVSPGGRPATGYDIVLQAGVLRETAAFLTDRLPDCRAAVVVTDGNLRDLAAPLTDALRGVGVASALHVVEPGEKSKSLESLHGIYGTLLDLKADRRACVIAVGGGVVGDLAGFAAASYMRGVSLIQVPTSLLAMVDSSVGGKTGVNLPRGKNLVGAFHQPAGVLVDPDVLRTLPDREYHGGLAEVVKYGVISDAAFFGWLEENAGAILDRDPAVLVPLIARCCELKAAVVAADEFETTGVRATLNYGHTFAHAFENLAGYGVLSHGEAVSVGMTCAARLAVSRGMIPPDVLTRQTALLERFRLPIELPAAVEAPPDAVLAAMRSDKKNVAGALRLVLPVRLGEVRVFADVPEEQVTAALTP, encoded by the coding sequence GTGCGCGTCTCGCCCGGCGGGCGGCCCGCGACGGGGTACGACATCGTGTTGCAGGCCGGGGTCCTCCGGGAAACGGCAGCGTTTCTTACCGACCGCCTGCCGGACTGCCGGGCCGCCGTCGTGGTGACGGACGGGAACCTGCGAGACCTCGCCGCCCCCCTGACCGACGCCCTGCGGGGCGTCGGCGTTGCCTCGGCATTGCATGTGGTGGAGCCGGGGGAGAAGTCAAAATCCCTCGAGTCGCTGCACGGCATCTACGGGACTCTGCTCGATCTGAAGGCGGACCGGCGGGCCTGCGTGATCGCGGTCGGTGGCGGGGTGGTCGGCGACCTCGCCGGGTTTGCGGCCGCCAGCTACATGCGGGGCGTCTCGCTGATTCAGGTTCCCACCAGCCTGCTGGCGATGGTCGACAGCAGCGTGGGCGGCAAAACCGGGGTGAACCTGCCGCGGGGCAAGAACCTCGTCGGGGCCTTCCATCAGCCGGCCGGGGTGCTGGTCGACCCGGACGTGCTGCGAACCCTGCCGGACCGCGAGTACCACGGCGGGCTCGCCGAGGTGGTGAAGTACGGGGTGATCTCCGACGCGGCGTTCTTCGGTTGGCTTGAGGAGAACGCCGGGGCGATCCTCGACCGGGACCCCGCCGTGCTGGTCCCGCTGATCGCTCGCTGTTGCGAGTTGAAGGCCGCGGTGGTGGCGGCGGACGAGTTCGAGACGACCGGCGTGCGGGCGACGCTGAACTACGGCCACACCTTCGCCCACGCCTTCGAAAACCTCGCCGGCTACGGCGTGCTGAGCCACGGCGAAGCGGTCTCCGTCGGCATGACCTGCGCCGCCCGACTGGCGGTGAGCCGGGGGATGATCCCCCCGGACGTGCTGACCCGCCAGACGGCGCTGCTGGAACGCTTCCGCCTGCCGATCGAGTTGCCCGCCGCGGTGGAGGCCCCGCCGGACGCCGTGCTGGCGGCGATGCGGTCCGACAAGAAGAACGTCGCCGGGGCCCTGCGGTTGGTGCTCCCGGTGCGTCTGGGCGAGGTCCGCGTCTTCGCTGACGTACCCGAGGAGCAGGTCACCGCGGCCCTCACCCCGTAG
- a CDS encoding protein kinase domain-containing protein, whose protein sequence is MPPQPLPATVSGNADQTQLDSGQFVRRRFGRYELLRTLGRGAMGTVYLARDRRLHRNVALKTPAPSIVDDPRLRTRFLHEARAAATLQHPNLCPVYDAGEIDGWPYLTMALLPGPDLAAARPGPQPAREAARLIRDLSDGMAHAHSHGIVHRDLKPANVLMNAAGQPAVTDFGLARRVTAARENDTVTDAAGERTGSPGTASDDLVTAPGSILGTPSYMAPEQIGGDRREVGPRSDVYSLGVIFYELLTGHRPFEGKSTAEVMRQVLTGTPVPLRERRPDVDPALDEIWQRMTAWDAADRFGSMAEVRDALNAFLNRNEPSGGDEPTIPAGPPNAPPAPATSVDRSASALPAPNAGRRSTALWAAAIAGAFLLLGVVTIVYRAADGSLQTMTVDVPGDVAEVRVGQPSDPSPPGGDPARPDAPSPAGAAAADEDAGWEELFNGEDLTGWATGDDDAWEVLDGVLHARFPADDESLLSELRTQRAFGDGEFRVAARLEGAVGSGVTVRNPSGRGGRATEVNFAPADAGWHGSLWSKVWDGENSEGRPPESIRVTPETAKAADAAAAGNGLPAGWHVLDIRTEGETVSVRVNGVPTASADLDDLPARGALGLLLQRRSPGNVGSMAFRSVRWRPLPPAAAPTER, encoded by the coding sequence ATGCCGCCCCAGCCCCTGCCGGCCACCGTTTCGGGGAACGCGGACCAGACGCAGTTGGACTCCGGGCAGTTCGTGCGGCGCCGGTTCGGGCGGTATGAACTCCTGCGGACGCTGGGCCGGGGCGCGATGGGCACCGTCTATCTGGCACGGGACCGGCGGTTGCATCGGAACGTCGCCCTGAAGACGCCCGCGCCGTCGATCGTGGACGACCCACGGCTGCGGACGCGGTTCCTGCACGAGGCCCGGGCCGCGGCGACGCTCCAGCACCCCAACCTCTGCCCGGTCTATGACGCCGGCGAGATCGACGGCTGGCCGTACCTCACGATGGCCCTGCTCCCGGGGCCGGACCTTGCCGCCGCCCGCCCGGGGCCGCAGCCGGCCCGCGAGGCGGCGCGGCTGATCCGCGACCTCAGCGACGGCATGGCCCACGCCCACTCGCATGGCATCGTCCATCGCGATCTGAAACCGGCGAACGTGCTGATGAACGCCGCCGGCCAGCCGGCCGTGACGGACTTCGGCCTCGCCCGCCGGGTCACCGCCGCCCGCGAAAACGACACCGTCACGGACGCGGCGGGCGAACGCACGGGATCGCCGGGCACGGCGTCCGACGATCTGGTCACCGCGCCCGGGTCGATTCTCGGCACGCCCTCCTACATGGCCCCGGAGCAGATTGGGGGCGACCGCCGGGAGGTCGGCCCGCGGTCGGACGTCTATTCCCTCGGGGTGATCTTCTACGAACTGCTGACCGGCCACCGCCCGTTCGAGGGGAAGTCGACCGCGGAGGTGATGCGGCAGGTCCTCACCGGCACGCCGGTTCCCCTGCGGGAGCGGCGCCCCGACGTGGACCCGGCCCTCGACGAGATCTGGCAGCGGATGACCGCCTGGGACGCGGCCGACCGGTTCGGCTCCATGGCGGAGGTCCGCGACGCCTTGAACGCCTTCCTCAACCGCAACGAACCCTCGGGGGGGGACGAGCCGACGATCCCCGCCGGCCCCCCGAACGCCCCGCCGGCCCCAGCGACCTCGGTCGACCGCTCCGCGTCGGCGCTCCCGGCGCCGAACGCGGGGCGACGCAGCACGGCCCTGTGGGCGGCCGCGATTGCCGGGGCGTTCCTGCTGTTGGGCGTGGTGACGATCGTCTACCGGGCGGCGGACGGCTCTCTGCAAACGATGACGGTGGACGTCCCGGGCGACGTGGCGGAGGTGCGGGTCGGGCAGCCGTCCGACCCGTCGCCGCCCGGCGGCGACCCCGCCCGCCCCGACGCCCCGTCCCCCGCCGGCGCCGCGGCTGCGGACGAGGACGCCGGCTGGGAGGAACTGTTCAACGGCGAAGATCTCACCGGCTGGGCCACCGGCGATGACGACGCCTGGGAGGTCCTGGACGGCGTGCTGCACGCCCGCTTCCCCGCGGACGACGAGAGCCTGCTGAGCGAGTTGCGCACGCAGCGGGCGTTCGGCGACGGCGAGTTCCGGGTGGCCGCTCGGCTCGAGGGTGCCGTCGGCAGCGGCGTGACCGTCCGCAACCCGTCGGGCCGGGGCGGCCGCGCGACCGAGGTGAACTTCGCTCCCGCCGACGCCGGCTGGCACGGGTCGCTGTGGTCGAAGGTCTGGGACGGGGAGAACTCCGAGGGCCGCCCGCCGGAGTCGATCCGGGTGACGCCGGAGACCGCGAAAGCCGCCGACGCCGCCGCCGCCGGCAACGGCCTGCCCGCCGGCTGGCACGTCCTCGACATCCGGACCGAGGGCGAAACGGTCTCGGTCCGGGTGAACGGCGTGCCGACGGCCTCCGCGGACTTGGACGACTTGCCCGCCCGGGGCGCTCTCGGCCTGCTCCTGCAACGGCGCTCGCCCGGGAACGTCGGCTCGATGGCTTTCCGTAGCGTCCGTTGGCGCCCGCTCCCCCCCGCCGCCGCCCCGACGGAGCGGTAG
- a CDS encoding NAD(P)H-hydrate dehydratase: MTIERITAVPRHPDREAESHKGDYGRVLILAGSRGMAGAGALCGLGALRGGAGLVTVACPASLANTVTAIEPGLMTMPLPEEDGHVADPAPDGWSDELSNRDWDAVALGPGLGQSDAAKTAARLIFTGWELPLVIDADGLNALCHPSTGQGLAWEPHNDFPRVLTPHPGEFARLLGPDVSVKEVQADREGLAVKFAAEHNVVLLLKGSRTLVTDGDRLFENRTGNPGMASGGCGDVLTGLIAALIGQGMEPFEAACCGAHLHGRAGDLAAAALSQPGLIASDLPRFIAHAFADPAYERADGDG, encoded by the coding sequence ATGACGATCGAACGCATCACCGCCGTCCCCCGGCACCCGGATCGGGAGGCGGAGAGCCACAAGGGAGATTACGGTCGCGTGCTGATCCTCGCCGGCAGCCGCGGCATGGCCGGGGCCGGGGCGTTGTGCGGCCTCGGGGCGCTGCGGGGCGGGGCGGGGCTGGTGACGGTCGCGTGCCCGGCGTCGCTGGCGAACACGGTCACGGCGATCGAACCGGGCCTGATGACGATGCCGCTCCCGGAGGAGGACGGCCACGTCGCCGACCCGGCCCCCGACGGCTGGAGCGACGAATTGTCGAACCGCGATTGGGACGCCGTCGCCCTCGGCCCCGGCCTGGGGCAGAGCGACGCGGCGAAGACCGCCGCCCGGCTGATTTTCACCGGCTGGGAGTTGCCGCTGGTGATCGACGCCGACGGCCTCAACGCCCTCTGCCACCCGTCGACGGGGCAGGGCCTCGCCTGGGAGCCGCACAATGACTTCCCCCGTGTCCTCACCCCGCACCCCGGCGAGTTCGCCCGGTTGCTCGGCCCGGACGTGAGCGTGAAAGAGGTGCAGGCCGACCGGGAGGGCCTCGCGGTCAAGTTCGCCGCGGAGCACAACGTCGTGCTGCTGTTGAAGGGTTCCCGTACGCTGGTGACGGACGGCGACCGGCTGTTCGAGAACCGCACCGGCAACCCCGGGATGGCCTCCGGCGGCTGCGGCGACGTGCTGACCGGGCTGATCGCCGCCCTGATCGGGCAGGGGATGGAGCCGTTCGAGGCCGCCTGCTGCGGCGCCCACCTGCACGGTCGGGCCGGCGACCTCGCCGCCGCCGCCCTCAGCCAACCCGGCCTGATCGCCAGCGACCTGCCCCGGTTCATCGCCCACGCCTTCGCCGACCCGGCCTACGAGCGGGCGGACGGCGACGGCTGA
- a CDS encoding transposase: MRHQLWTAIVAELARLHNGRPGRGQRFSDRRILEVYFFAVVRKLPVRHACDARNWPVWLRGRPLPSPAAMSRRMRSRSVRELLAALDQAVVRPPAGRGDGGLAHWIDSTPLPIGPTSTDRHAAFGHAGGTKANGYRLHLFLRGDGSVADWRLTPMNRDERVMARRMIRSAKATGYLVGDGNFDVNALHGECEVRGDLRLIAPKRKGGFGRRKHRRGRYESAALLAEPRGPFAAALMTGRIAVERFFGTLKSAGTGLIGLPPWVRTMPRVRPFVITHLILDALRRRGAVAA, encoded by the coding sequence GTGAGGCACCAACTCTGGACCGCGATCGTCGCCGAACTGGCCCGCCTGCACAACGGCCGGCCCGGCCGCGGGCAGCGGTTCAGCGACCGCCGGATCCTCGAGGTCTACTTCTTCGCCGTCGTCCGGAAGCTGCCGGTCCGCCACGCCTGCGACGCCCGCAACTGGCCGGTCTGGCTGCGGGGACGCCCGCTGCCCAGCCCCGCGGCGATGAGCCGCCGGATGCGGTCGCGGTCCGTCCGGGAGTTGCTGGCCGCCCTGGACCAGGCGGTCGTCCGCCCGCCGGCCGGGCGGGGCGACGGCGGCCTGGCCCACTGGATCGACAGCACGCCCCTGCCGATCGGCCCGACCTCGACCGACCGGCACGCCGCCTTCGGACACGCCGGCGGGACGAAGGCCAACGGCTACCGGCTGCACCTGTTTTTGCGAGGCGACGGGTCGGTCGCCGACTGGCGGCTGACGCCGATGAACCGCGACGAGCGGGTCATGGCCCGGCGGATGATCCGTTCGGCGAAGGCGACCGGCTACCTGGTCGGCGACGGGAACTTCGACGTCAACGCCCTGCACGGCGAGTGCGAGGTCCGGGGCGATCTGCGGCTGATCGCCCCCAAACGCAAAGGCGGCTTCGGCCGCCGCAAACACCGCCGGGGCCGCTACGAAAGCGCGGCGCTGCTGGCGGAGCCGCGGGGGCCGTTCGCGGCCGCGTTGATGACCGGCCGGATCGCGGTCGAGCGGTTCTTCGGGACGCTCAAGTCCGCCGGCACGGGCCTGATCGGCTTGCCGCCGTGGGTGCGGACGATGCCGCGGGTCCGGCCGTTCGTGATCACGCACCTGATCCTCGACGCCCTCCGCCGACGGGGCGCGGTTGCCGCTTGA
- a CDS encoding TfoX/Sxy family DNA transformation protein: protein MSDLATLPHLDETAVRLLKKAGIDSAAALREAGAADAFNAVKAHGLQPSEDLLWAIEGALTGTEPHDLSADRRNDLLHQTGELLS from the coding sequence ATGTCCGACCTCGCCACCTTGCCGCACCTCGACGAGACCGCGGTGCGCCTGCTGAAGAAAGCCGGGATCGACTCCGCCGCGGCGCTGCGGGAGGCCGGCGCCGCGGACGCCTTCAACGCGGTGAAGGCCCACGGGCTCCAGCCGTCCGAGGACCTGCTGTGGGCGATCGAGGGGGCGTTGACCGGAACCGAACCGCACGACCTTTCCGCCGACCGCCGCAACGACCTGCTGCACCAAACCGGGGAACTGCTCTCATGA